The genome window GCATTAATTCGACCAACGATACCACGCTCAACGGCGTGAACGTGAGCTCGCAGAATACGGAGATCAATGCGGGTGGCAATGTGGACATTAACGCAGCGAAATCAACGACCTCTTACACCAATGAAACCGAAAAAAACAAAGGCGATATTACCGCAGGCGTGGGAGTGGATATAAACGGCACAAGCGGCGGCACTTCAGTCGATGACAACGGCAGTACGGAACACGGCTCGGGTAACTCTACGTCGTATAAGAACAGTACTATCAACGGCGACACGGTCACAGTGAACGCTGGCGGTGATATGAACATGAAGGGCGCTAACATCGATGTAGAAAAAGCGGATGTTAACGTTGCAGGCGATATGAATAT of Oceanidesulfovibrio indonesiensis contains these proteins:
- a CDS encoding hemagglutinin repeat-containing protein, which produces INSTNDTTLNGVNVSSQNTEINAGGNVDINAAKSTTSYTNETEKNKGDITAGVGVDINGTSGGTSVDDNGSTEHGSGNSTSYKNSTINGDTVTVNAGGDMNMKGANIDVEKADVNVAGDMNITSVQNTEHTESSRGNWGASVGISASAAGIIPNASVNGGGGSESYDSAKTGKQSGINTTGELNVKTGGDLNMTGANLVSQDGTGSVNV